One region of Armigeres subalbatus isolate Guangzhou_Male chromosome 3, GZ_Asu_2, whole genome shotgun sequence genomic DNA includes:
- the LOC134227026 gene encoding uncharacterized protein LOC134227026 → MLFKNILLVSRRSTYGSKYYIISRRDYSSKKSTETATQQEPPTAGQYEYITIQEPESSRHQARKSFSSGSNVAIRRIGFLDLAKSKLYEAQSFYNEFSGMSEVIAAQSKVIEIQDQLQLVQERRRHILLELTLIRKQMQDIHVELQKSMRGEHRYVELIKEEFDVIAREKEKNQIFQIVDQEERELFSHLTAAVKTSHEKERTQANNVKYWSIIGSCAGALLGIIATSINYYYRNTQFETIKKTTSDGVGRLMVVDEKLNGLWDSTKYIVEYVALRKKEDERERLRVEEQKKKSIEGWGSYVKRNTLRVYRYFIPNNNK, encoded by the exons ATGCTCTTCAAAAATATATTGCTCGTTTCACGTAGGAGTACCTACGGAAGCAAATATTACATCATTTCGAGACGCGATTATTCATCTAAAAAATCGACGGAAACCGCAACACAACAGGAGCCTCCAACGGCTGGCCAGTATGAATATATAACCATACAGGAGCCGGAATCGAGTCGACACCAAGCACGCAAATCATTCAGTTCCGGCAGCAATGTGGCCATCCGACGAATTGGTTTCCTGGATCTGGCAAAGAGTAAACTGTACGAGGCGCAGTCTTTCTACAACGAATTCAGCGGAATGAGCGAGGTAATTGCCGCCCAGAGCAAGGTTATTGAAATTCAGGACCAGCTGCAGCTAGTGCAGGAACGCCGAAGGCACATCCTACTCGAGCTGACTCTGATAAGAAAACAGATGCAGGATATTCATGTGGAACTGCAGAAGAGTATGCGCGGCGAGCATCGTTACGTAGAGCTGATCAAGGAGGAGTTTGAT GTGATAGCCCGTGAGAAGGAGAAAAACCAAATCTTTCAAATTGTAGACCAAGAGGAGCGGGAGCTGTTTTCGCATTTGACCGCAGCGGTTAAGACATCCCACGAAAAAGAACGAACACAGGCCAACAACGTGAAATACTGGTCGATTATTGGTTCGTGTGCGGGTGCCCTGCTGGGAATCATCGCCACATCCATCAACTACTACTACAGAAATACGCAGTTTGAAACCATTAAAAAGACCACTAGTGATGGCGTGGGGCGACTTATGGTAGTGGATGAGAAACTGAATGGTCTATGGGATTCAACTAAATACATAGTGGAGTATGTAGCactgaggaagaaggaagatgaacgAGAGCGCCTGAGGGTGGAAGAGCAAAAAAAGAAATCAATCGAAGGCTGGGGTAGTTACGTGAAAAGAAACACTTTGCGGGTTTACAGATATTTTATaccaaataataataaatag